A window of the Sphingomonas piscis genome harbors these coding sequences:
- a CDS encoding TonB-dependent receptor plug domain-containing protein, with translation MTSFRHRARCGACSLAIAISWSGQALAQQAPTPPAEDGSLATESRTNDVPLDEIVVTGSRPIAESEAAALNVQRRADSIVAVAASDAVGRLPDQNVAQAASRLPGVAVERDQGQARYISLRGAPNCWTTLSFDGLNVVSSEGPAGRFRVAPGALGSTEETDGITFHAGAFGPTYPRGLLVVQDGVNPPNHRISSWSAGPTFSPPDVSWGDEGA, from the coding sequence ATGACATCGTTTCGTCATAGGGCGCGTTGCGGCGCCTGCTCTCTCGCAATCGCCATCAGCTGGTCCGGTCAGGCGCTAGCGCAGCAAGCACCGACGCCGCCAGCCGAGGATGGAAGCCTTGCGACCGAAAGCCGCACGAATGACGTCCCGCTCGACGAAATCGTCGTCACCGGCAGCAGGCCGATCGCGGAGTCCGAAGCTGCCGCACTGAATGTTCAGCGCCGCGCGGACTCGATCGTTGCCGTCGCCGCGTCCGATGCGGTCGGCCGTCTTCCCGACCAGAACGTCGCTCAGGCCGCCAGCCGCCTGCCCGGCGTCGCGGTTGAGCGCGATCAGGGTCAGGCTCGCTACATCAGCCTTCGCGGCGCACCCAATTGCTGGACCACATTGTCGTTCGATGGCTTGAACGTCGTCAGCTCCGAGGGGCCCGCAGGCCGCTTCCGCGTCGCTCCCGGTGCGCTCGGTTCAACGGAAGAAACCGACGGCATCACGTTCCACGCGGGTGCGTTCGGGCCGACGTATCCGCGCGGGTTGTTGGTCGTGCAGGACGGGGTGAACCCGCCCAATCACAGAATTTCAAGCTGGTCAGCTGGGCCGACGTTCTCGCCGCCCGACGTTAGCTGGGGAGACGAGGGCGCTTAG
- a CDS encoding (d)CMP kinase has protein sequence MVIAVDGPAASGKGTIARALARHFGLPHLDTGLLYRSVALNLWRFGGDPGSEFEAVRACHIDGIGWDDPELRSETVSSIASRISAYPMVREALLERQKRFAAGPSGAVLDGRDIGTVIAPDADVKLFVTASPQIRAERRLKELQARGMPAHLPDILADIEARDARDSDRSSAPLRQAEDAVLLDTSRMSAEEAVAAAIVIVEKQRLG, from the coding sequence CTGGTGATCGCCGTCGACGGACCGGCGGCGAGCGGCAAGGGGACAATCGCGCGCGCCCTTGCCCGACATTTTGGGCTGCCCCATCTCGATACCGGGCTACTCTACCGCTCCGTGGCGCTGAACCTGTGGCGGTTCGGTGGCGACCCGGGAAGCGAGTTCGAGGCGGTCCGTGCCTGTCATATCGACGGCATCGGCTGGGACGATCCCGAGCTTCGCAGCGAAACGGTGTCCAGCATTGCATCGCGAATTTCCGCCTACCCGATGGTCCGCGAAGCCTTGCTCGAGCGGCAGAAAAGATTCGCGGCGGGCCCGTCAGGGGCGGTGCTGGACGGCCGCGACATCGGAACGGTGATTGCACCTGACGCGGACGTGAAACTGTTCGTGACCGCCTCACCGCAGATCCGTGCGGAACGCCGACTGAAAGAGCTTCAGGCACGTGGCATGCCTGCCCACCTGCCCGACATTTTGGCCGACATCGAGGCGCGGGACGCCCGCGACAGCGACCGCTCGTCGGCGCCGCTTCGGCAAGCGGAAGATGCCGTGCTGCTCGACACCAGCCGGATGAGCGCGGAGGAGGCGGTCGCGGCAGCGATCGTCATTGTGGAAAAGCAACGGTTAGGCTGA
- a CDS encoding TIGR02300 family protein encodes MVKPEWGTKRTCPKCSTRFYDLGKDDPVHCIECGTDFVPEPVLKSKQPLAFEVAATAKEPATTDADLEAEDLAIVEEEEPSADDEVDLDTGDEDLGVEAGGEDDEG; translated from the coding sequence ATGGTGAAGCCCGAATGGGGCACCAAGCGCACTTGCCCCAAGTGCTCGACCCGTTTCTACGATCTCGGCAAGGACGATCCGGTCCATTGCATCGAGTGCGGCACCGACTTCGTGCCGGAGCCGGTGCTGAAGTCCAAGCAGCCGCTGGCGTTTGAAGTCGCTGCGACCGCAAAGGAGCCGGCAACGACCGATGCGGACCTCGAGGCTGAGGATCTGGCGATTGTCGAGGAAGAGGAGCCGAGCGCCGACGACGAAGTCGACCTGGACACGGGGGACGAGGATCTTGGCGTCGAAGCCGGCGGCGAGGACGACGAGGGCTAA